Proteins from one Legionella taurinensis genomic window:
- a CDS encoding type II/III secretion system protein, with amino-acid sequence MKKWYLLFSLVVGSVFAEPMITKVIELHYQNAAEVIPLIKPLLKAGEQVTGTRQTLIVKVSPDTLTTLRVILHKLDTPPVVFEITVFQGDPDWLSTQDGQTMTISTPSQINQRRRQSITVMNGESAFVSTGENQPVIRSVGLGLWTGVSFDRRLVQSGLLIEPILQGNRVKIVIKRVREQTSNMSNQVFHEQKVETTMLIPLDQWVALASAQGSAPAEPGTEVIRAGTPFAQNSTLYIKVKILSKKSSGINKE; translated from the coding sequence ATGAAAAAATGGTATCTGTTGTTCTCACTGGTTGTCGGCAGCGTTTTTGCAGAGCCAATGATAACCAAGGTGATTGAGCTGCATTATCAGAATGCCGCCGAGGTGATTCCATTGATTAAACCGCTCTTGAAAGCGGGGGAGCAGGTTACGGGTACAAGACAAACCTTAATTGTCAAGGTGTCGCCCGATACCCTGACGACGCTTCGCGTGATACTTCATAAACTCGATACACCGCCCGTGGTGTTTGAAATTACCGTTTTTCAGGGTGACCCTGATTGGTTATCCACTCAGGACGGCCAAACCATGACCATCAGTACCCCTTCCCAAATCAACCAGCGTCGCCGCCAATCCATTACCGTGATGAACGGTGAATCAGCCTTTGTCAGTACGGGTGAAAATCAGCCGGTGATTCGTTCAGTGGGTCTGGGATTATGGACAGGCGTCAGTTTCGATCGCCGGCTGGTGCAAAGCGGCTTGCTTATTGAACCGATTCTGCAGGGCAATCGAGTGAAAATAGTAATCAAACGGGTTCGGGAGCAGACCAGTAACATGAGTAATCAGGTGTTTCATGAACAGAAAGTGGAAACGACCATGCTGATTCCCCTTGATCAATGGGTCGCTCTGGCCAGTGCGCAGGGTAGTGCCCCGGCGGAGCCGGGAACGGAAGTCATTCGCGCAGGAACACCTTTTGCGCAAAATTCAACGCTCTACATCAAGGTTAAGATCCTCTCGAAGAAAAGTTCGGGGATTAACAAGGAATAG